The region CTACTCAACTACTGCAACGTACGTATTAAACATCTACTAGACAGCTATCCAAGAAAAACAACATTATCAGTGACATcatgatataggcctaccttCTCTCTACTTTACTCTTGCGCTATATACTGTTAGGCGTGGAGGCCTACGCTGCAATCATTACGTACTTCTTGTACTATTAGCCAAGGACTATTTTTATACATtggttatttacattttcagtTATTGCATATTCAGATATGACTATTCATACTGGTGCTTATCATTGGCCTATGAGTAGcttaatgaatattgatattgcGGCTGACTCACTCTGGTGATGCAAATGAATCACCAAAAGTTCAATGTAAGTGTCATTTATAGGTTATTACGTCGGCTTCATCACCCAGGTCATAGAAATCAGCCGCTTCATGAACCAACCTTCAGTCACAGTTTCGCGAGTGGGGTACGGGTAGGGCCTGGAATAAAGTATAAGCAACGGTACtaattaaagttaatattttaaatgtcaCCACACCTGTTTACCGAAGTTTCTGTCAGTAATTATTGCAGCACGGTAATAATACCTGTTACGCCGTACACGATCCAGAGCACACCAGTGTGTAAACCAGTTTCCATCGGTTGACGTAGAGATAGGAGACGGGATCAAATAAGCCCTGTAAATCACCTCAACTTCCCATTCTCTCCGTCTCTAGATTTCTTCCTTTATGTTGGACTATAGTACAACACTTCTAGATTTACTTCATGGTTTCTCACCATATACCGCATTTGCGGCTACTCCATGGGTCGGTATTATCTCATTAAAATGTCTATTTCAGTTGAAGTGAAGGGGGCATAGTGGATCTCattcttaaatttgttttgccaGACGAGAGGCCGGTTAATCCACTGCGTACGATGTACGGTTACTACTCATgtaaccaagggcgtaggaaccgggggggggctgggggggcgccagccccccccagtgaaaaatatgggggggcggaagtatcattccgccccccccccccccccgctccgcatgacagaaaacccctttttcatttccaaatgagaaaaaaatctcatttggagcaccaaattgcatttaaggccaggtgaaaatgcaaaattctttacaaaatggagtgggagttgaagtgtgctatattgcaccaaattgcatctgaggccacctggaaatgcaaaaaaaatccaaaggggagggggacaccccctccccttagacccctcccccaggccggccatcagtcttcagccccccccccccactcaaaagtaccttcctacgccaatgCATGTAACtacatacaaatacattaaCTAAAACAGAGAGCAGTCACGTGCTTTAAACGGTTTTCCTAATTGATTGGGCCGTCGCAAAGCAAAACAAGAAAGTATCGCGAAACCCGGCCGCAACCGGGTAAGGAAGACCCTTCGTTCATTCTGACGTACCACCGTGCATATTCAAACTAAGATGCCAAAAAATATCCAGTTGGAAAAGTTTCATACATATTTGTATACCAGCAACTTTTAGTCATGTATAAATGAGCTTATACCGTTGTCGAAGGCTAACCGACTATAGAAGCATACCAGGCTAGGCTAACGTACGTAGACCATGTCATCTTAACCAGTTTTCCcataaaacatactgtataccgAGATCATggttatgttaattttttatgAGATTCATGCATAACCATACAGTGGGGTAACCGCTTTTTCTTCGAATACGTCACAATATTCGCTTTGCACACAATTTAGACAGTGATTTGCTGATATATGAACGATGTGTGTATAATAAAGTTtagtaaaaaaatgtttgaatttaaaaaaaaaacacccgaCTGAACATCTGACGATGGAAGATGGTGGAAGGGGCCAGTGCATGGcctccaacccacccccccccccatcctttgCGCATGACACTTCTCAATACCTCAATGCCAAGCAAACTACATACAATACACAATCACAGTGACTCATTCATAAAGGTGGACCGACGGGTATGGCTCCAGTCGATGAATTTCTAGTAAAGTGATGTTTAACTGTTATATACCGTAACGTGTTCTGATGTTATATGATAACGTGTTCTGATTAGTTGGAGTATTATTTGAATGCAGTGTCTTTCACGGGAATGTTGTATGACGTAACGTCGAGGGGCGCAGGTCGTGGCCACCGGGAAACTCTTCGGACCCCCATTCTTGATCACCTAGTGTTGATTAATCACAGGACTAGTAACTACCCATGCCCCCCATACCCCTCTCGACATGCCTGTGTGTCGTTGGGGCTAAATGTAGGCATGTACGTGCATTGGCAATTATACTGAAACCGATCCAATATCTAGGCTGGGAGCATTGATCTATCCCGTTTATTGCTGGACTAAGCAACATGTTTGGAGTGTGCGAATGCATTCGCTATCGTGTTTATCAAGAATGTTGAACTTTTATTTACATAGTGGGTTTGTCATTATGGCCCGTAGACCTGTTCCCACCCGACGCTACTCCTAACTATACCGACGCGTATATCCTATATACAATACACACAACTCAGTAGAACACAGCATACcggtaaacaattttttacgATGTTTCGAGAGTTTTCGTTATGTACTTTGtgtcataaataaatatttcctTAACAGAATCCAAAGGTGAATATGTAAAACACCGacagaaagaaggaaatgaGATTTTCTTCAATTCTTGCCACTCAttctatgtttatatatatatatgctagtcATATAACTCAAACTGTAAGTCCTAGTTTGATCCTATCGTGACAAGTTAAGCCTATACTATTTAGGGCTACTAGCGGTGTTAATGAAACTACGTGTACAGTTGCAAATCGATAACTCGAGGTTTTAGTACTCAATATGCGAAAATATTCAGAACGGGGCAATTCTGTTACCTCCTTGGGTGGTAAAACTTGGAAACATCCGCCAGTGAGTCTGAGATGGCTGTTCACCATATTCGTCTTCTTGCAATGTGTGAATAACTCTCAAGGTACGTATATTTGATGATGGTGGAAAACTAGTgttgtaaatacacatattgTATACGTAGTAACATCCATGTAAAAACTTTAGATGACAACTTTGGTCAGCAATTTTAGTCTTGAAATGACATATTTAGTCCAAGACAACAACAAGAAACAAGATAGAAAGAATGAGTATTTGTTATGTTTCCATATCTTTTCCAGTGTTCAAGTTTTACGGTAGttcaaactatatataactccccggaatgctcctttaaggctatatATACTTATGATGACGTATGGCTCCTATAGGTGCAAGTCTATAAATGTTTATGATAAACCATATTAGCTTTAGTGATTTTAATTATCTCATGTAATATACCACTTGATACTATGCAACAGAGATTTAATTAGCTCTAAAGGCAAGGTTGTGTTTATAATGAAACTCTTGAATCTTTGTCAGGGGCTgaaatgcggggggggggggggcggcacaCCCGTAACAGTGGCAGAAATCTTCTCCGACTAAGTGAAGActtccccacacccaccccaccccactatTTCCGCACGCCACTGACTTCGACGGATCCAGGTCTTTTCTGCACAATAGACTCATATTTTGCTCTTGATCGTTGAATCGTTTATTAGTAATTATTTTCGGAAAACGAAATCCAAATTGATGTTTAATAAACAcaataattttgttattttttatatatgaaGGAACGTCCACCATCACGGCATCAACCACCATACCCAGTACGGGGAGTACAATGGGAGGAAACCCGGGGCTATCAGGTAAGCCCAATTTATGACACACTGATTCGACAACTAAAGTTATTAAGCAGAGGGTTGGTAAGCGTTACTCCAACCGCATTACTTGCTCTGTTTATTAATCTCCACTTGTTGGCTACCCATCGAAGTTGGTCTGAGAAATTATTGTATACTTATACTTCGACATATTTTCTTCATTGTGCAGATACCTCGATGCTCGGTGCTACCACTGAATCGCCATCCGTTCCGAAAACATGTTGTTTTTATAAATACTCTTGAATTTTTGTGAGGGCTGTaggcgaagggggggggggaggggagggttgcACTCCCGTAACAGTGGCAGAATTAATTCTTCTCCGACTTAGTAAAGACTTTCCCACCAACACCCACCCCACTATTTCCGCACGCCACTGACTTTGACGGATCCAGGTCTTTGATGCACAATAGACTCATATTTTGCTCTCGATCGTTGAATCGTTTATTAGTAATTATTTTCGGAAAACGAAATCCAAATTGATGTTTAATAAACAcaataattttgttattttttatatatgaaGGAACGTCCACCATCACGGCATCAACCACCATACCCAGTACGGGGAGTACAATGGGAGGAAGCCCGGAGCTATCAGGTAAGCCCACGAATTTATGACACACAGATTCGACAACTTCAGTTATTAAGCAGAGGGTTGGTAAGCGTTACTCCAACCGCATTACTTGCTCTGTTTATTAATCTCCACTTGTTGGCTACCCATCGAAGTTGGTCTGAGAAATTATTGTATACTTATACTTCGACATATTTTCTTCATTGTGCAGATACCTCGATGCTCGGTGCTACCACTGAATCGCCATCCGTTCCGAAAACATGTTGTTTTTATAAATACTCTTGGTTTTTTTGTGAGGGctgaaggcgggggggggggggggtagaagggGAGGGTTGCACTCTCGTAACAGTGGCAGAATTCTTCTCCGACTTAGTGAAGacttccccacccaccccaccccaccccaatattTCCACACGCCACTGACTTCAACGAATCCAGGTCTTTTCTGCACTATAGACTCATATTTTGCTCTCGATCGTTGAATCGTTATTAGTAATTATTTTCGGAAAACGAAATCCAAATTGATGTTTAATAAACAcaataattttgttattttttatatatgaaGGAACGTCCACCATCACGGCATCAACCACCATACCCAGTACGGGGAGTACAATGGGAGGAAGCCCGGAGCTATCAGGTAAGCCCACGAATTTATGACACACAGATTCGACAACTTCAGTTATTAAGCAGAGGGTTGGTAAGCGTTACTCCAACCGTATTACTTGCTCTGTTCATTAATCTCCATTGTTGGCTACCCATCGAAGCTTGTCTGAGAAATTATTGTATAGCGCTAAGCAACTTATACTTCGACAAATTTTCTTCATTGTGCAGAAACCTCGACGCTCGGTTCGACCACGGAATCGCCATCCGTTTCGGCAACAAATAAAACGGATACACCAATCATGGGTACCGAGAGGATGACGTCACTCACCATCATAGATGTCACCACTGTGAATACTTCAGGTAGGAGCCTTCTCGCTCCctcattaaaaataaatcaatggcATGTGGAAATTTCGCTCCTACTTTCCCTTCACCTCCCAACCCCAatctccccctccccgccccaccccaccccaccccatcaccTCCACACACAAAGTTAATTTCTAGACCAACCACACAAATTATATAACGCTATTTACAAACAGCAGTGCAGACCGTTTTCACTGTGTGAAAATATAATAACTGCGGTAAAACGCTTctccttttttctgtttttttttttgaattggTAACCTTTGAAACCGTGacattattttattacatttcattattttgcttAGCCACCGATATGATGACGTCAACCCTTAACTACATCGATGTCAGCACGGATGCACCAGGTAGGGAACTTTTTATGGCAAACCAACGGGGCCAAAAAACGGCGGTTAAGTACAATCAAAACAATCAATCATGGGAGCCGCGTTTTTACTGAAAAGTGATATATTTCTCAAAGCTTCTTCGATGGTCGACAGAAAACATTACACAATCCCCCACCAAATGCGCCATAGAAATTCGACGACACTTACCCAGAATTCAGAAGATCATATTCTGGGTATAGTGTAATTAGTTTTGCGTGTATCATGTCCAATGTCTCGTTAACCCACTAAAGTCTTATTGTAAttcccaggcgcgtagccaggaatttgccaagggaggggcgaaactgtagattcggcattgcaaactatctaagcggagcgccacaatggttggcgcgaagc is a window of Apostichopus japonicus isolate 1M-3 chromosome 21, ASM3797524v1, whole genome shotgun sequence DNA encoding:
- the LOC139962699 gene encoding uncharacterized protein isoform X3, which codes for MRKYSERGNSVTSLGGKTWKHPPVSLRWLFTIFVFLQCVNNSQGTSTITASTTIPSTGSTMGGNPGLSGTSTITASTTIPSTGSTMGGSPELSETSTLGSTTESPSVSATNKTDTPIMGTERMTSLTIIDVTTVNTSATDMMTSTLNYIDVSTDAPDAEESTSEITVALYASVGMAMVLFVIVVCFIYIRCTQMKSKAAVDEIELQTGQRNRDRQSTFLPASKNETECSPNHEIIFTSVNESSSPWPNEEDKQVKLKSFKSYDRDPDLLIGKTN
- the LOC139962699 gene encoding uncharacterized protein isoform X4 is translated as MRKYSERGNSVTSLGGKTWKHPPVSLRWLFTIFVFLQCVNNSQGTSTITASTTIPSTGSTMGGSPELSGTSTITASTTIPSTGSTMGGSPELSETSTLGSTTESPSVSATNKTDTPIMGTERMTSLTIIDVTTVNTSATDMMTSTLNYIDVSTDAPDAEESTSEITVALYASVGMAMVLFVIVVCFIYIRCTQMKSKAAVDEIELQTGQRNRDRQSTFLPASKNETECSPNHEIIFTSVNESSSPWPNEEDKQVKLKSFKSYDRDPDLLIGKTN
- the LOC139962699 gene encoding uncharacterized protein isoform X5 translates to MRKYSERGNSVTSLGGKTWKHPPVSLRWLFTIFVFLQCVNNSQGTSTITASTTIPSTGSTMGGSPELSETSTLGSTTESPSVSATNKTDTPIMGTERMTSLTIIDVTTVNTSATDMMTSTLNYIDVSTDAPDAEESTSEITVALYASVGMAMVLFVIVVCFIYIRCTQMKSKAAVDEIELQTGQRNRDRQSTFLPASKNETECSPNHEIIFTSVNESSSPWPNEEDKQVKLKSFKSYDRDPDLLIGKTN
- the LOC139962699 gene encoding uncharacterized protein isoform X1 translates to MRKYSERGNSVTSLGGKTWKHPPVSLRWLFTIFVFLQCVNNSQGTSTITASTTIPSTGSTMGGNPGLSGTSTITASTTIPSTGSTMGGSPELSGTSTITASTTIPSTGSTMGGSPELSETSTLGSTTESPSVSATNKTDTPIMGTERMTSLTIIDVTTVNTSATDMMTSTLNYIDVSTDAPDAEESTSEITVALYASVGMAMVLFVIVVCFIYIRCTQMKSKAAVDEIELQTGQRNRDRQSTFLPASKNETECSPNHEIIFTSVNESSSPWPNEEDKQVKLKSFKSYDRDPDLLIGKTN